One Owenweeksia hongkongensis DSM 17368 genomic region harbors:
- the asnB gene encoding asparagine synthase (glutamine-hydrolyzing) yields the protein MCGIYMTNLPVTEENVRGRMKEIDFRGPDNLGYQKVNSITMSHLRLSILDLESRSNQPFRYEHLHIVFNGEIYNFLDIKEELIAKGYTFDTTSDTEVLIKGYDAWGKDLLPRLNGMFAFSIYDESKNEIFSARDRLGVKPFFYYWNKGNFEICSQLRPLIKADSKISEEAVSIYLDCGYVPSPLSIIENVYKLRPGNFMIINLNTGEKSIKEYWGLEPVVERNVSYEDAREEIHQLLNDAVKIRLHADVSLGSFLSGGVDSALVTAIAAKNSPTKIKTFSIGFDDPRYDESQAAAEYAKILGTEHTEIMCSPKDALEMLPLLIKAYDEPFADSSALPSLLLNKVTKQHVTVALSGDGGDESFLGYNNFYALERFNRISRIPSALRKIAFGILSRLPGKASLKNKFKILGITDSDEFTLKRFIGYNSIQRKRKLTWVNKFYSEYKENSSNSLQRMADLNIKLWLENDSNTKVDRASMASSVEVRSPFLDYRIIEAARELPVSYRYGNGQRKKILKDILEDYIPKEVFTRPKKGFSIPLSKWIQQDLKQEFYEALTDSFFESIPNLNVKKARAYLEDHMSGKDDHSFNLWKLFVLSKWMKEFGFHNK from the coding sequence ATGTGCGGTATATATATGACCAACCTGCCGGTAACTGAAGAAAATGTGAGAGGCAGGATGAAGGAGATAGATTTTAGAGGACCAGATAATTTAGGTTATCAGAAGGTAAACTCTATAACTATGTCTCACCTCAGGCTTTCAATTTTAGATTTGGAAAGTAGATCCAATCAGCCTTTCCGGTATGAGCATCTTCATATTGTTTTTAATGGTGAGATTTACAATTTTTTGGATATAAAGGAAGAGCTTATTGCTAAGGGTTACACCTTTGACACAACAAGTGACACTGAGGTATTGATAAAAGGATATGATGCTTGGGGAAAAGATTTGCTCCCGCGCCTCAATGGAATGTTTGCCTTTAGTATATATGACGAAAGTAAAAACGAGATTTTTAGTGCCCGGGATAGGTTAGGGGTAAAACCGTTTTTTTACTATTGGAACAAAGGTAACTTCGAAATATGTAGCCAGCTTAGACCTTTGATAAAAGCAGATAGTAAAATATCTGAAGAGGCCGTTTCAATTTATCTGGATTGTGGATATGTGCCCAGCCCATTATCAATTATAGAGAATGTGTACAAGCTAAGGCCCGGTAATTTTATGATTATCAACCTTAATACAGGTGAAAAAAGCATTAAAGAATACTGGGGACTTGAGCCTGTAGTAGAGCGAAATGTTTCTTATGAAGATGCTCGTGAAGAAATACATCAATTGCTAAATGACGCGGTAAAAATAAGGCTCCACGCGGATGTTTCTTTGGGTTCATTTTTATCAGGTGGAGTGGACTCAGCTTTGGTAACCGCTATTGCAGCAAAAAATAGCCCTACTAAAATCAAAACTTTTTCAATTGGTTTTGATGATCCGCGTTATGATGAAAGCCAGGCTGCAGCAGAATATGCCAAAATTTTAGGTACGGAACACACGGAAATAATGTGTAGCCCTAAGGATGCGCTGGAAATGCTACCACTTTTAATAAAAGCTTATGATGAACCCTTTGCTGACAGCTCTGCTCTTCCTTCCCTATTACTTAATAAAGTTACAAAGCAACATGTAACTGTAGCTCTATCAGGTGATGGTGGAGACGAAAGTTTTTTGGGATATAATAATTTTTATGCTTTGGAGAGGTTTAATCGGATTAGCCGTATCCCATCGGCTTTACGAAAGATTGCATTTGGAATTTTATCTAGACTACCCGGTAAAGCTTCTCTTAAAAATAAATTCAAAATATTAGGAATTACCGATTCAGATGAATTTACACTAAAACGCTTTATTGGATATAATTCTATTCAGAGGAAAAGAAAACTCACTTGGGTGAATAAATTTTACTCGGAGTATAAAGAAAACTCATCCAATTCTTTGCAACGAATGGCTGACCTAAATATTAAGCTTTGGCTTGAAAATGATAGCAATACAAAGGTAGATAGGGCAAGTATGGCAAGTTCGGTTGAAGTAAGAAGTCCATTCTTAGATTATCGTATAATTGAAGCGGCTAGAGAGCTACCTGTGTCATATAGATATGGAAATGGACAAAGAAAGAAAATATTAAAAGATATTCTTGAGGACTATATTCCTAAGGAAGTTTTTACAAGACCTAAAAAAGGGTTTTCAATACCTCTTAGTAAATGGATTCAACAGGATCTGAAGCAAGAGTTTTATGAGGCTTTGACAGATTCTTTTTTTGAAAGTATTCCTAATTTAAATGTAAAGAAAGCCAGAGCATATTTAGAAGATCATATGAGTGGTAAAGATGACCATTCTTTTAATTTATGGAAGCTTTTTGTGCTGTCAAAATGGATGAAGGAATTTGGTTTTCACAATAAATAG
- a CDS encoding oligosaccharide repeat unit polymerase: MFFEILIAILLALELVYVPTVLSSDFLGRVLVYVSVASGLFFLRKENQYALKRQYLKISNLFLIGFIIVHFQIYLDYVLGGYPDFGFDVMINDRLVPKASLISALALVSYYIGYLFASYFKTGTNHIQVNRISTVIHSNKGVLLLMVVFLLLFLFSANWDYFNGNYGSVSVGSLADYAQESLLLSMIGYVLLFVRNERLIGRMYGNFIFYIKSLGSTFLVICGIYLFLVLISGDRGPILQFGISLFGGYVLLAKRKMKFTVVLLFIFAGATFISLLGFVREIGNGTDFWGRVDKAYTLRETSSIQSSISPSTLELAGSVRTMHAAVDYAESRGHTNGLFQVFQVISIVPGAGTVVKYFTGMENTDFKSSAFLTRHILGANPDRGLGTTVVADIFLDFGTMGAVVIFFLFAWFIRYLEVNVYSAQFFRLSTLALFFIFLSQALYIGRSTILVLFNEVVFLYVLLKVGLFVNSFLGYKKVKVSDK, translated from the coding sequence TTGTTTTTCGAAATTTTAATTGCGATCCTGCTCGCTTTGGAATTAGTTTATGTTCCTACCGTTCTCAGTTCGGATTTTTTGGGGAGAGTACTTGTATACGTTTCTGTAGCCAGTGGTCTGTTTTTTCTGAGAAAAGAGAATCAGTATGCTTTAAAAAGACAGTATTTAAAGATTTCTAACCTTTTCTTGATTGGGTTTATTATTGTCCATTTTCAAATTTATCTAGACTATGTACTAGGCGGATACCCTGATTTTGGTTTTGATGTTATGATAAATGACAGGTTGGTGCCTAAGGCGAGCTTGATTTCAGCTTTGGCTCTGGTTTCTTATTATATAGGATATCTTTTTGCTTCTTACTTTAAAACAGGAACTAACCATATACAGGTCAACCGTATTTCTACCGTAATACACTCTAACAAAGGAGTACTGTTGCTGATGGTTGTTTTTCTCTTATTGTTTTTGTTTTCAGCAAACTGGGATTATTTTAATGGCAACTATGGAAGTGTGTCAGTGGGTTCATTGGCTGATTATGCCCAGGAAAGTCTGCTCCTAAGCATGATAGGTTATGTGTTGTTATTTGTGAGGAACGAACGCCTAATAGGACGTATGTATGGTAATTTTATTTTTTATATAAAGTCACTGGGAAGCACTTTCCTAGTTATTTGCGGAATTTACCTTTTTTTGGTTTTGATATCTGGAGACCGCGGACCTATTCTACAGTTCGGAATAAGTTTGTTTGGAGGGTATGTACTGCTCGCTAAGCGGAAAATGAAATTTACCGTGGTGCTATTATTCATATTTGCTGGAGCTACCTTTATATCTCTTTTAGGTTTTGTAAGAGAAATTGGTAATGGAACTGATTTTTGGGGTAGGGTTGATAAAGCCTACACACTCCGGGAGACAAGTAGTATTCAGTCAAGTATTTCACCCAGCACATTGGAGTTAGCAGGTTCTGTGAGAACGATGCATGCTGCTGTTGATTATGCAGAAAGTCGAGGCCATACGAATGGTCTGTTTCAGGTGTTTCAGGTTATATCCATTGTACCAGGAGCTGGTACGGTTGTAAAATATTTTACAGGTATGGAAAACACCGATTTTAAGTCAAGCGCATTTCTTACTAGGCATATACTTGGGGCAAACCCAGATAGAGGTCTTGGAACTACTGTTGTAGCCGATATATTTTTAGATTTTGGGACAATGGGTGCTGTGGTGATTTTCTTTCTATTTGCTTGGTTTATCCGTTATCTGGAGGTGAATGTATATTCTGCTCAGTTCTTTAGGTTATCCACCTTAGCTTTGTTTTTTATTTTTCTTTCGCAGGCTCTTTACATCGGTCGCTCTACAATATTGGTGCTATTCAATGAGGTGGTATTTCTATATGTTTTACTGAAGGTTGGTTTATTTGTAAACTCTTTTTTAGGTTATAAAAAAGTAAAAGTCTCTGATAAATGA
- a CDS encoding acyltransferase codes for MFKRVRNLFRWYFMAPEKYARHVGVKMGERCRIATKYWGSEPYLIEIGNHVQVTEGVKFFNHGGGWVFREKHPKLDTFGKIRVGNNVYIGNNAIILPGVSISDNVIVGAGAVVTKSILEGDIVAGNPAKVVGTVRELESKILKYNVNTKGLTPDQKKAHLLSLDNEWFLKK; via the coding sequence ATGTTTAAAAGGGTGAGAAATTTATTTCGTTGGTATTTTATGGCACCGGAGAAATATGCGCGTCACGTTGGTGTCAAGATGGGTGAGAGATGTAGAATAGCTACCAAATATTGGGGCTCTGAGCCATATCTTATTGAGATTGGTAATCATGTGCAAGTAACTGAAGGCGTAAAGTTTTTCAATCATGGAGGAGGTTGGGTATTTAGAGAGAAGCATCCTAAATTGGACACATTCGGTAAAATCAGAGTAGGCAATAATGTTTACATCGGTAACAATGCAATAATATTACCTGGTGTCAGTATTTCAGATAATGTAATAGTAGGGGCAGGGGCAGTTGTTACAAAAAGTATACTAGAAGGTGATATTGTAGCAGGAAACCCCGCAAAGGTTGTGGGTACGGTTAGAGAATTAGAATCAAAGATCTTGAAGTATAATGTAAATACTAAGGGTTTAACCCCAGATCAGAAAAAAGCGCACCTTCTATCGTTAGATAATGAATGGTTCTTAAAAAAGTAA